Genomic DNA from Frondihabitans sp. PAMC 28766:
GAGGGAACCATGGGGCACGCCCCCGACCGCACCACCCTCGTGCAGAGCCCGGCCGAGGTCGACACGCTCGAAGTGTCGGATCCTGACAATCTGGTCTGGCTGTCGCAGACGACCCTCAGCGTCGACGAGACGATGGAGACGGTCGCACGGCTGCGCGAGCGCTTCCCGAACATCCTGAACCCCCCGTCGGACGACATCTGCTATGCCACGCAGAATCGCCAGGTCGCGATCAAGAAGGTCGCGGCGGACGCCGATCTCGTGATCGTCGTCGGCAGCGCCAACAGCTCGAACAGCGTGCGGCTGGTCGAGGTCGCCCTCGAGTACGGCGCCAAGGCCGCCTACCGGGTCGACTACTCGTCCGAGATCCAGCAGGAGTGGCTCGAAGGCGTCGAGACGGTCGGCGTCACGTCCGGCGCATCCGTGCCCGAGGTGCTGGTCGACGAGGTGCTCGCCGAGCTCTCCGACGCGGGCTACACCGATGTCGGCGAGGTCGTGACGGCCGAAGAAGACCTGATGTTCTCGCTGCCGAAAGAGTTGCGTAAAGACGCGACCGGTGAGGTCGATGCGCGCGCCCTCGGGGGCCGCGGCCGATGACGTCCGATCAGCCCCGCTACGGCGAGCGACTGCCCGAGCCCGGCCCCGGCTCGGACGGCCGCGTCACCGGGGTGCAGGCGCCGGAGTACGGCGAGTACGCACCGGCCGGCTGGGTGAATCCCGTCGCTCCTGTCGACGAGCCCGAGGCGCCGGATGCCACGGCCCCCGGGCAGATCGGCACGAGCACGCGTCCGCCTGAGGCACCACGGGGCTACAACGACGGCGGCTACCGCGCCACCACCCGCTTCGATGCACCACCACCGACCGGCGAGCCCGTGCCCGGCCCACCCCCGACCGCCGCTCGCCCGAAGCCGTTCAACGGCTTCGCGACGTTCTTCCTGATCGTCTACGGGGTGTATCGCGTGGTCAGCGATGCGCTCAGCACTGGTGGTTTCGCCGACACGTACGTCGCGCAGTTCAAGCGGATGGGCTACCTGCACGGCACGTTCCAGAACATGTCCGACCTGCACACGGTTGCGCTCGTGAGCGCGTTCGTCTCGGTGCCGCTGTTCTTGATCGTCTGCGTCGTCGCTCTCAGACGCCTTCGGGCCGGCAAGAACTCGTGGCTCGTGCTGCTCGTCGCCGGTCTCGTCGTGAACGTGACCACCGGGATCGCCGTCGTTGTGGTCGTCATGAACGACCCGTCGTTCGCCGCGCCGATGGTTGGCTAGCCTCGCGGCCTCGCGGCCTCGCGGCCGGCGGGTGATGGGCCCGCTCGGCCGCTGGGGCGACTAGCTCTGCGACTGCCCGTGGGAGCCGAGCTCTTTGGCGGCCTCGATCACGCGGGCGGCCATGGCGGTCTCGGCGATCTTGCCCCACGAGCGCGGGTCGTAGACCTTCTTGTTGCCGACTTCGCCGTCGACCTTGATGAAGCCGTCGTAGTTCTTGAGCACGGTGTCGGCGATCGAGCGGGAGAACGCGTACTGCGTGTCGGTGTCCAGGTTCATCTTGACGACGCCGTTCGAGACGGCCTCGGCGATCTCGGCCTGGCTCGAGCCGGAGCCACCGTGGAAGACGAGCTCGAGGGGCTTTTCGGCGGTGCCGAACTTCTCTTGGATCCCGGCCTGGATCTCACCGAGCAGCTCGGGGCGGAGCTTCACGTTGCCGGGCTTGTAGACGCCGTGCACGTTGCCGAAGGTGAGGGCTGCGATGTAGCGGCCGTTGTCGCCGAGGCCTAGGGCCTCGACGACGCGAGTGACGTCGCCGACCGTCGTGTAGAGCGCGTCGTTGGTGCCCTCGTGCTTCACACCGTCTTCTTCTCCGCCGACGACGCCGATCTCGACCTCGAGGATGGCGTTGATGGCGCGGGTGCGCTTCAGCATGTCCTGTGCGATCGAGATGTTCTCGTCGAGCGGCACGGCCGAGCCGTCCCACATGTGCGACTGGAAGACGGGGTTGCGGCCGGCTTTGACCTCTTCCTCGGAGGCCGCGAGCAGGGGTAGCACGAACCCGTCGAGGGCGTCCTTCGGGCAGTGGTCGGTGTGGAGCGCGACGGTGACGGGGTAGTTCTTGGCGACCTCGGTGGCGAACTTCGCGAACGCGAGGGCGCCGGCGGCGCGGTTCTTGACGGTCTGACCGGCGAAGTAGTCGGCGCCGCCCGTGGTGACCTGGATGATGCCGTCGGACCCGGCCTCGGTCAGGCCCTGCAGCACCGCGTTGATGGTCTGCGACGACGAGACGTTGACGGCGGGGTAGGCGAACCCCTGCTTCTTGGCTCGGTCGAGCATCTCGGCGTACTGCTCGGGGGTGGCGACGGGCATGACTTCTCCTTCGTAGGCGGGCGCGCTGTGACTCCGACATCACTCTAGACGCGCCGGATGAGGGTGCGCGGGGCACAAAACGCGTCGGCGGCGCCTTCCCGATGTCATCGGGAAGGCGCCGCCCGCGATTTCTTAAAGACCGGACTCGCCCCGTTCTCGCCGTCGCGACACGATGACGATGATCGTGCCGATCAGCAGCGCGAGCAGACCGGCCGCTACGGCCCAGAGGCCGATGGTCGATCCGGTGAGGGCCAGCATCTTCGGGCCGTGCGAGGCCGAAGCGTCGGTCGGGTCACCGCCGTGGGAGGGACGGTCGACCACGTTGCCGTGGCCCGGTGGCCGAACAACCGGCGGCACACCGGGGTCGAGCTTGGGCAGGGCGCCGGCGTCGACATTGAGATCGCTCGACACGGCCGTGACCGAGTCGCCGTCGTGCTCGGCCTCGAGCGAGGTCGTCGCGTTGCCGTCGGCGTCCACGTTCGAGTCGAGCGCGGCATCGTCTCCGATGTGCGCCTTCGTCCAGCCACCGTCGGCTGTGCCGAACTGCACGCGGTAATCACCCGGCCGCAGATCGTCGAATGAGTAGCGCCCGTCGTCGCCCGTCGTCGTCCGGCGGTCGACGCCGTCGCCCCGATCGTCGGTGCCTGTCAGTTGGATCGTCTGATCGGTAACGCCCGGCTCGCCGTCATCCTGCAGCCCGTCGCTGTTCTTGTCGAACCACACGCGGTGCCCGATCGCCCCGGCGTGCTCACGAATCGTCGCGGTGTTCGACACGACGGGAAGAGAGAGGTTCTGGACGCGCAGCCCGAATGAGCTGCCCGTCAGGTCGCGGTCATGGGCATCGTGGGCCGACAGGCCGATCTTGTGCTCGACGGTGGCACCGACACCCACCGAGGCCGAGTGGACAATGCGAACACCGGAGGACGTAGCGAGACTCGAGGGGCACCCTTTCGTACCGAACTTGGCCTCGGTGCACCACTTCGTCGAGCCGGACGCACCGTTGGATGCGGCGGCCGCGTCGACGTCGATCGATTTCGGGTCGGCCGAGGTGTACCGGACGACCTCCGATGCCAGGGGCGTGACGGTGTGCTCGAGAGACGTCGCGGTCGTCGTGCCTCGGCCGTCGCCGACGTGCGGCAGCACGGTGATGAGATCTGTCGAATCGAACGCGCTTGCAGCGTTGTTCGAGTACCGCAGCCGCCACTCGAGGTCGTCTCCGACCACGACGCCCGGCCGCACCGCTTCTTCCACGACGCTGACGGCACCGACCGCGAGCACGTGCAACGCGCGATCACTCGTCTGGAACGTCGAGTCGGAGATGTCGCGCGTCGACGTGATACTGGCGTTGTTCGTCGTCGGGCCCACTGCGGCCGTGTGGTCGGCGCGCACAGTGAATGTGATCGTGGGGAGGGCGGCGTTCACGGCGTGTTCGGGGAACCTCCACGTGACGACTTGACGGACGTCGCCGTTGCCGTCGGTCTCTTCTGTCACCGACGCGGGCCGCGGAGTTGCGCTCCCTTCGACGAGGCGGGTTCCGCGAGGAAGCACGTCGCGGACGGTCACCGTGTCGGGATCACCGCCGACGGTCGCATTGGTGAGAGTCGGATAGAGGGCGAAGCTCACTGAGCCACCCTGCTCGACGTACTGGGTCTTGTCCGGTGTCGTGGTTGCCGTGAACCCGTCGTCGACGACCTTGCTCGTGATGCGGGCGAGGTCGGCGGTGACTGTCAGGAAGTCGGCCCAGGAGCCGTTGGCCTGCGCTCCGCTCACGGTGTCGTGCACCCAGTCGCGCTCGCCTCCGGGAAGGATGCTGGCGAATGTTCGCAGCCGTGTGTAGTCGGGGACTCTGTCGGCGACTTTCAGAGACGCGTAGAAGCTCTCGGTCGCTGCTGCAGGGAAGTCGAATTTCCAGCGGACGAGCCCGACCGCCGCGGCGCCGCCTGGGACATCGTTCGGGTCGTCGTACCAGGTCGCGTCGTCGTCACCGCAGGTGGCGTCGCGCAGGCCGTCGGCGGTCGAGGAGCGGAATGCCGCGAACTGCGGGCGCCCGGTGATGCCGGAAGCCGACGAGCCGGCCCAGACGCCCGTCGAGTCGTCGAGGGTCTGATACGAGTTGTCGAAAGCGGTGCAGACGATCGAGCCGCGCCACGAATCCGTGCCCTCGTTGCCGACGCTCGTGACCGGGCGGATGAGCTGGCCCGGGGTCGTGTAGGGCTTGTTGTACTTGCCGGAGAGCTCGAACCGGCCTTCCGGCTTAAGGTCGACTCCCCAATAGCGCAAACTACCTTTGACGCCGAGAAAGGTACCCACGTTTCGTGAGACGGAGTTGTTGCCGAGCGGCTCGCCGACGCCGCCGAAGTCGGCCTGCTGCGTGACGGACGGCGCCGAGAGGTCACGGTAGGTGTTGACGGCCGTCAAGGTCTGGAGACTTGCGGGCTCGGGAATCCAGAGGCTGATGTAGCCCGACACGACGTACGCCTTCGTGCCGCCGGCGATGGCGCCACCGCTCACGCTTTTGGTCGGGACGCTCGAGAGCGAGCTGTCGACACCTGAAATGTGGACGGAGATGGGCTCGCCCGGCCCCTCTTGAGAGCATGAGAACGTGCCGGAGTCGACGACACTGTCGTCACCGCCACCTCGGCCCCCGGGGGCCCCGGGCACCTGGCCGGTGTTGATGCCACAGGCTGGTTCGGAGCCGACGGGCAGAAGAGCAGCGGGGCTCTCGCCTCGCCCGAACATCCGGGAGACGTCGTCGGTGAAGCTCACGTCGCCGGCCAGTCGCTCGTAGCCCAAGAGGTTGGCGCCCGCAGCGAGCCCCTTGTAGTCGACGAGGACCGGGTACACGATGCGGTGGCCGGGCGTCGAGCCGTCGGGGCCGACGGCTGCTGCGAACGACGGGGTGACGGTGTTGATGGCGAGGTCGAATCGAGGTGCGGCCGACACCCGCACCGTAGTCGGCGGGGCGGAGGGTTCGGATGCGATGCCATCGGCGCCGACGTTGCCGGTCGGCGTCAGCGACTGCCCGTTCGCGGCCGTGTTGGCGACCTGGAGAACGACGGAGACCTGCCTGGTCGCGTTAGTGAGCTCGCCCAGTCGGCACGTGAGGAGGGGCCCCTCGATGCTGGAGCCATCCGCTCGACAGTCGGAGGGGAGCCTCGACCACGCCGTGTCGTCCGGGCGGTCAGAGTGAAGGTCTCGTTCGTGGCCGTGCCGCCAGTGGAGTTGACGGTCACCTCGTAGACGACGGAGTCGTTGGTGCGGACGACGCCGTTGTGATCGTTCGCGTCGCCGCCGGGCTCGTCGGAGTCGGTGAAGGGGCCGTGGCCATCGGCCGCGACGGCTATCGTCATGGCCACGGAGGCAGCCGACGCGGGGAGAGCGGGCAGCACGATGCCGAGGGCCACGAGCGTCGCCGTGGCGCCGGCCATCAGGGATCGGGAGAGGGAGGGCGGATGCATGGAGTCCTTTCGAGAAGGGTATATATACCCGGTGCTTGAGGCACTCTACAACATTTCACATCCGAATGACGGATGCATTCGAGCACCTGTGGAAAACTCCGAACCTGGGGACTGGATAGGCTCGGTCCATGACGACTTCGGCCACCGGATCCCTTTTCACTCATCCCGATCGCAACTTGGGGATGGAGTTGGTGCGGGCGACGGAAGCGGCGGCGATTCGAGCTGCTCCGTGGATCGGGCGGGGAGAGAAGAACCTCGCCGACGGGGCCGCTGTCGACGCGATGCGGAAGTTCTTGGGCACGGTCGACTTCGACGGCGTCGTGGTGATCGGCGAGGGCGAGAAGGACGAGGCGCCGATGCTGTTCAACGGCGAGCACGTCGGCACCGGCAACGGTGGGGCCTTCGACATCGCGGTCGACCCGATCGACGGCACGAGCTTGACGGCCACGGGGCGTCAGAACGCCGTGTCGGTCATCGCGGTGTCGGATCGGGGCACGATGTACGACCCGAGCGCGGTGTTCTACATGGACAAGATCGTGACCGGCCCGGAGGGGCTCGGCGTGATCGACCTCGACAAGCCGATCGGCGAGAATATCAAGGCGCTGGCGAAGGCGAAGGGCATCCCGGTCGAGCAGATGGTCGTGGCCGTGTTGGACCGCCCGCGTCACAAGCAGCTGATCAGCGACATCCGGGCCGCGGGCGCGGGGACGCGGCTGCTGCTCGACGGCGACGTCGCGGGTGGGATCAACGCGGCGATGCCGGATTCGCGGATCGACATGTGCGTCGGCACGGGCGGCACCCCGGAGGGCATCATCACGGCGTGCGCGATCAAGGCGCTGGGGGGTCTGATCCAGGCGCGCCTCGCGCCGAAGGACAGCGTCGAGCGGCAGAAGGCGATCGACGCCGGGCACGACCTGAACCGGGTGCTCGACCAGAACGACCTCGTCACCGGCGACAACACCTACTTCGTGGCCACGGGTGTGACCGACGGCGGCCTCGTCGCCGGCGTCTCGCGCAAGAACGGGATGATCCGGACCGAGAGCCTGGTGCTGCGGTCGCACTCTGGCACGCAGCGCCGTGTCGTCGCCGACCACCTCGAATCGAAATGGCTCGGCGAGAACTGAGCTGCAGGGGGTGACCCTGACCGGCCACTCTGCCTCCGTTCAGTCGTCGATCGGCAGCTGCGACGTCAACTCGACGGCGGTGAGGTCTCGCGGCACGTCGTCGATCACCGGCGACGGAGCGATGACCGTCGACTCGTCGAGCATGCTCAATCGCCGTGCTGAGGGCAGCACCTGGCGTTCGAGCGAGCCGACGAAGCGGTTGTAGTCGGAGACGGATGAACGCAGCGACCGACCCATCTTGTCGACGTGGCCGGCCATCGTCGAGATCCTGCCGTAGAGCTCGCGGCTCAGGTCGAAGAGCTGTTTGGCCTCTTGGGTGACGACGTCCTGCTGCCAGCTGAAGGCCACGGTCTTGAGCACCGACCAGAGAGTCACGGGGGAAGCCAGAGCGATCCGCTTCTGGAAGGCGTAGTCCATGATGCCGGGGTCGGCCTCGAGGGCCGACGAGACGAGCGACTCGCTGGGGATGAAAGCGATCGTCAGCTCGGGTGACGACTCGAGCCCGGCCCAGTAGGCCTTGCCGGCAAGGGCGTCGACGTGGGCACGGACGGCCTTGACGTGCTCGCGGAGCAGGTCAGTGCGTCGGGCGCCCTCGGCGCCGATCGCGTCGGGCGAGATGCTCGACGCCTCGAGGTAGGCGCCGAAGGGCACCTTCGCGTCGACGGCGATGTTCTTGCCGCCGGGCAGGTGCACGATCATGTCGGGCCGGCGGGCGACGCCGTCCGCAGTGATCGACGTCTGCACGTCGAAGTCGACCCGCTCGATGAGACCGGCCGCCTGCACGACGTTGCGCAGCTGCGTCTCGCCCCAGACACCCCGGGTGCTGTTGGACTTGAGAGCGGATGCCAGGGCGTCGGCCGTCGAGCGCAGGCGCTCTTCCGACTCGGTGGCGGCGCGCAGCTGCTCGCTCAGCTCGCCGTGCTGGCGGTGCCGCTGCTGCTCCATCTCGGCGACCTTGGCCTGCACGGCACGGAGGCTTTCGGCGACGGGGCTGAGGGCTGTCAGGATCCGGCCGTCCGACCCCGCCCGCCTCGTCTCGGCTGCGGCATCGGCCATCATCCGATCGCGGAGCTCGTCGATCCGCTGCTCTTGCAGCTCGATCTGGTGCTCGTGCTGCCGCTGCTCGGCGGTGAGCCGATCGCGGAGCGCCTCGGCCGTCGAGGTGGCGGCGGCGACGCGTGCGCGGAGAGCCGACCGGCCGAGCAGAGTGCCCACGGCGAGGCCGAGCACGAGACCGATGACGAGTGCTGCGACGGGAGACATGTCGGCAGTCTGCCAGCGGCCACCGACATGTTCGTCGCTCGTCAGTCGGCGAGTGTCGCGATCGCGTGCGCCCAGAGGAAGTACTTGTTGGTGCCCAGATCGGCGATCGTCGTGATGCCGAACGCGGCCTTGAGGTGCTCGGCGTCACCGTCGCTCACGCCTTGCAGAGCGGCGACGGGCAGCGCTGCGAGTTCGTCGACGGGGGTCTCTTCGTACGCCTTGTCGAGCTTGTCGGCGATTCCGGTCATGGCTTTCCTCCTTCGGGACGGGGCGTGCCGGGCGGCATCGCCTCCACTCGCAAACTAGGGCGTCGGGCAGCGACGAGGCAAGTGAATTCTCACCTCGGCCGACGGTGCTCCGAGAGGCGGCGCTCAGGGTCGAGGGCTAGACGAAGCGCACGGCCGGCGCGAGACGATTGACACGCACCCCGGTGGCCGCAGCCAGCTCGTCGACGGTGTCCGCGCCGTGGCGCTTCGCCGAGTGCGCGATGATCGCCGCGCAGGCTTCGGCGTCGGCCAGCGCCTCATGATGGTTGAACTCGTCGAATCCGGCAGCCATGGCCGCCATGGGCAGGCGGTACGAGTCGAGGGTGTAAGTTTTGCGCGCCACCTGGAGGCTGCAGAAGTAGCGGCTCTCGGGCGTCTCGATGCCGGTCGCAGCGCATGCGCCCCGGATCACGCCCATGTCGAATCCTGCGTTGTGAGCGACCAGGATCTCGTCGCCGACGAAGTCGAGGAGGTCGGCCATCTGTTCGTGCCACTCGAGAGCATCGACGACGTCGTCACGGACGATGCCGTGGATGCGCGTGTTCCACTCCGAGAACTCGTCGTGCCCGAACGGCGGCTTGATCAGCCAGCCCGTCTTGTCGACGACGCGGCCGCCGACCACCTTGACGAGGCCGACGCTGCACGCCGAGGCGCTGGAGGAGTTCGCGGTCTCGAAGTCGATCGCTACGTAGTCGAGTGACATTGCCTCATCGTGACACACGGGTCCGACAGAGCAGGATGCGACACCCTCAGGATGCGACGCCCGTCGGTCGCCTGCCTGCGAGAAGTTAGGCTCTATGACCGTGGCTCTCACTATCGCGATCGTCGGGCTGCCCAATGTGGGCAAGTCCACCCTGTTCAACGCCCTGACCAAGAACCAGGTACTGGCGGCGAACTACCCGTTCGCCACCATCGAGCCGAACGTGGGTGTGGTCAACCTGCCCGACCCGCGCCTCGGCGTCCTCGCCTCGCTGTTCTCGAGCGAGAAGATCCTGCCCGCCCCGGTCTCGTTCGTCGACATCGCCGGCATCGTGAAGGGTGCGAGCGAGGGGAGGGGCTCGGCAACAAGTTCCTCGCGAACATCCGCGAGGCCGACGCCATCGCCGAGGTCGTGCGCGGCTTCGTCGACCCCGACGTCGTGCACGTCGACGGCGTCGTCGACCCCGCCGCCGATCTGTCGACGATCAACACCGAGCTGATCCTCGCCGACCTCGAGACGGTCGAGAAAGCGCTCGTCCGCTACGAGAAGGAGCTGCGGCTGAAGCGGGTCGAGCCAGCGACCTACGACACCGCGGTGGCTGCGCGCGACGCGCTGCAGCGCGGCGAGGCGCTCTCGGCCACCTCGATCGACCTCGAGCCCATCCGCGAGCTCGGGCTGCTGACCGCGAAGCCGTTCATCTACGTCTTCAACGTCGATGAGTCGATCATCGCCGACTCCGCCAAGAAGGACGCGCTCGCAGCCCTCGTCGCCCCGGCCGAGGCGATCTTCCTCGACGCGAAGATCGAGTCCGAGCTGATCGACCTCGACCCGGAGGACGCGGCCGAACTGCTCGCCTCGACGGGCCAGGAGGAGTCGGGCCTCGACCAGCTCGCTCGCATCGGCTTCGACACGCTGGGCCTCCAGACCTACCTCACGGCCGGCCCGAAAGAGACCCGCGCCTGGACGATCGGCAAGGGCTGGAAGGCCCCGCAGGCCGCCGGTGTCATCCACACCGACTTCGAGAAGGGCTTCATCAAGGCCGAGGTCATCTCGTTCGACGACCTCGTCGACACGGGCTCCATCGCCGAGGCCCGAGCCCACGGCAAGGCCCGCATCGAGGGCAAGGAATACGTGATGCAGGATGGCGACGTGGTGGAGTTCCGCTTCAACAACTAGCGCCGCTGATTCGCGGAATTGTTCCACACGACAATCGCGCTGCGGCAGCGGGCCGCGTGCCATGTGATGTTGTGTGGAGTGGACCCGCTTGAAGAGCGGAAACTGAGCCAAGCCGAGAAGCTACCACGTGCGGTGGGGGTGATAGAGCTGATGGCTCAGGGATGCCAAAGATCGAGCTTCTCCCAATCCTTCGGCGCACCCATTGACTCAATTGTGAGCGCGTCGGTGGTCGGGAAGGCAGACAACAGCGTGACAAGCCGACTGGACCAGTCGGTGTCGACGTCGATTGACGGGAGCATGTAGGCGATCACTGCTAGGCCGTTATAAGAGGTCGCGCCGATAGGTGGGGTGTGGCGGTGACGTGGGGCAGGCACGAGCCCTGTTAAACACGGTTTCGACCAAGATCCCGTGGCTTTTCAGGAGTAGCTCGTGCCTGCCGTCCCATCTTTCCTCATCGAGCCCATCTGGGCCCAGTTCGAAGCACTCATTCCGCCAGTCATCGATGATCACCCCTTCGGTGGGCACCGCCCGCGGATCGCGGATCGGGTCGTCTTCGACAAGCTCGTGCAAGTACTCGTACTCGGCGCCGCGTATGTGAAGATCGCCGACAGCACCTGCTCGGCGACCACGATCCGCCGCCGCCGTGACGAGTGGATCCGGCACGGGATCTTCACCGAGCTGGAGCAGGTCTGCCTCGAATCCTACGACAAGATGATCGGACTGGAACTGGGGGATCTGTCTGTGGACGGGTGCATCGTGAAAGCGCCCTGCGGCGGTGAGGCCTCAGGGCGTTCCCCGGTGGATCGCGGGAAACAGGGAACGAAACGTTCTCTCCTGGTCGATGGGAAGGGGATCCCGCTGGGATGCGTAATAGCGGGCGCGAACTGCCATGATTCGCCCCTGCTGGCCGCGACCCTGGAGAAGCTGGGCCGGTTCGGGTTCGACCTCCCGGAGCGGATCACCGTGCACCTGGATGCCGGCTACGACTCCGGCAAGACCCGTGAGCTGCTCGACACTCTCGGCTGCGATTGGGTGATCAGCAAAAAGGGAACACCGCTGCAGACCGGCGCCCGCTGGGTCGTGGAGAGAACAAATTCGTGGCACACCCGCGGCTTCCGCAAACTCCACATCTGCACCGAGGTCCGCACCCGGGTCATCGACGCGTTCATCGCCCTCGCCGCCGCGATCATCACCACCCGCAGACTCATCCGAGAAGCCTGGACCCGCTACCGCTGGGACACCAGACCCACCCGAAAACCATGACCTATCGGCGCGATCTCTAAGTGCCGAAGATGCTCTTGGCGCTCTCGTTGCCGCGCAGGTGATCGAGAATAGGGACCTGCCCGACCCTGGGCCTTGACGGCGCGTTCTGGAGCTTCCTGTTGAACAGCCGTGCGTGATGAGCAGCGACGTTGCGCATGTAGTTCAGACTGGCAAGCCAGCTGGACATGAGCTTCTTCGTCGGAACCCCGAAAGCGGCTGCGATCTCCTCGGCGTCCTTCTGATTCATGCCGCGGTAGAGGACGGACAGGTGCCCGAGCTCAAGGATCTCGGTGAGCGCCCAAACGGGCATCCTGTCGTCATACTTCTCCCGGAAGTGCTCGACAAACTGCTCGTCGGAGCTGGCTTTGCGGGAGCTAACCCGTTCGAGCCAATGGAAATGCTTGCTTGGTGCGGGTTTTCGAGTGTCGGTGATCTCAGCCGTGAACGCTGGCATGAAGGAGGAAGGATCCTCGTGGGCAAACGCGGAGCTGCGCCCGAGCACGTATCCGATGCGCATGCGAACGGCGACTTCGATGCGCTCGAGGCCGTCAAGGACGAGCATGCGAAGTCGCCGATCGAAGTCGATGATCTTTTCAGCTTGGTCCAGGCTGGTACCCGGCCGAAAGTCGCTGAGGACTCGAATGCGCTTTCGGTTCTCGTCGTCGACGTACTCCGCGGACTCGCGGAATGGGTAGAGATATCCGGTGAGACGGTAGTAGCCGATCGCCTGCAGGATCGCGCTCGCATGTCCTCTGTCGCCTACATCGAGCCCATGTTCCACCAGCCGATCAACCTGCTTGTCCACGGTCAGCCACGGCTTGCTGTACTCGACCATCAGCCTCCCAAAAAGAAAATCAGCCCGCGCCTTGCGGCGACGGGCTGATCGTGATGACCGAACTCTAGCACGGTGGACCGACAGAGCTCCGCGCGGTGCGAGATGCCAACCTACGGGGTCAATGGTCCGCCACATACACGTCTCGGCCGGCAAGCTCGCATTTCCGCTCGCGCATTTCTAGTCCAGAATCGGGTATGCCAGTGCCGCTCCCGTTCTGCTTACCTCAAGCGAAATAGGCGGAGCCGTCAAAGGTGACTGTGATTCGAAACGCCGTGGAGTTCCGCTTCAACAACTAGCCGCGGCTTGCGCGACGTGGCGGAGTTCGGGTCGGCGTCGGCCCGCGCGCCGGTGGCGGAGTCCGCTATCGAGATGTAGAAGACCCGCGGAGGGGAGGTCTCGAGCACCCGGGCGACGTCTCGGGTTCGACGAAGATTCTGCGTCAGCGGTGCTTCACTGGTGCATGGCCGTCTCACCGATGTTCCCGCTCGGATCAGTGCTGTTCCCCGGCGTGCCCATCCCGCTGCGGG
This window encodes:
- a CDS encoding IS5 family transposase, whose translation is MPAVPSFLIEPIWAQFEALIPPVIDDHPFGGHRPRIADRVVFDKLVQVLVLGAAYVKIADSTCSATTIRRRRDEWIRHGIFTELEQVCLESYDKMIGLELGDLSVDGCIVKAPCGGEASGRSPVDRGKQGTKRSLLVDGKGIPLGCVIAGANCHDSPLLAATLEKLGRFGFDLPERITVHLDAGYDSGKTRELLDTLGCDWVISKKGTPLQTGARWVVERTNSWHTRGFRKLHICTEVRTRVIDAFIALAAAIITTRRLIREAWTRYRWDTRPTRKP
- a CDS encoding Abi family protein — its product is MVEYSKPWLTVDKQVDRLVEHGLDVGDRGHASAILQAIGYYRLTGYLYPFRESAEYVDDENRKRIRVLSDFRPGTSLDQAEKIIDFDRRLRMLVLDGLERIEVAVRMRIGYVLGRSSAFAHEDPSSFMPAFTAEITDTRKPAPSKHFHWLERVSSRKASSDEQFVEHFREKYDDRMPVWALTEILELGHLSVLYRGMNQKDAEEIAAAFGVPTKKLMSSWLASLNYMRNVAAHHARLFNRKLQNAPSRPRVGQVPILDHLRGNESAKSIFGT
- a CDS encoding exonuclease domain-containing protein — its product is MSLDYVAIDFETANSSSASACSVGLVKVVGGRVVDKTGWLIKPPFGHDEFSEWNTRIHGIVRDDVVDALEWHEQMADLLDFVGDEILVAHNAGFDMGVIRGACAATGIETPESRYFCSLQVARKTYTLDSYRLPMAAMAAGFDEFNHHEALADAEACAAIIAHSAKRHGADTVDELAAATGVRVNRLAPAVRFV